One Corynebacterium uterequi DNA segment encodes these proteins:
- a CDS encoding DNA-directed RNA polymerase subunit beta': MFDVNLFDELRIGLATADDIRRWSKGEVKKPETINYRTLKPEKDGLFCERIFGPTRDWECQCGKYKRVRYKGIICERCGVEVTKSKVRRERMGHIELAAPVTHIWYFKGVPSRLGYLLDLAPKDLERIIYFAANIITSVDDEARHADLSTLEAEMLLEKKDVQEDAESEIAERQVNLEQDLAELEAEGAKADVRRKVQNAATKEMQHIRERAEREIDRLEEIWQTFVKLAPKQMIIDETIYEELVDRYEDYFTGGMGAEAIQTLIRNFDIDAEVEELTEIINSGKGQKKIRALKRLKVVAAFQRSGNDPAAMVLDAIPVIPPELRPMVQLDGGRFATSDLNDLYRRVINRNNRLKRMIELGAPEIIVNNEKRMLQESVDALFDNGRRGRPVSGPGNRPLKSLSDLLKGKQGRFRQNLLGKRVDYSGRSVIIVGPQLKLHECGLPKLMALELFKPFVMKRLVENDYAQNIKSAKRMVERQRPEVWDVLEEAISEHPVLLNRAPTLHRLGIQAFEPKLVEGKAIQLHPLACEAFNADFDGDQMAVHLPLSAEAQAEARILMLSSNNILSPASGKPLAMPRLDMVTGLYFLTMDKAEDEIGGQGGYRPEKWSVAEGEEHEAGSQQGVFSSYAEAIMARDRGVLGLQAPIKVRISHLRPPADIEAEQFPDGWQRGQAWTARTTLGRIMFNDLLPWNFPYLEGVMVRKGGGSKKVLLGDVISELTNKYPMIAVAQTLDKLKDAGFYWATRSGVTITMDDVLILPNKIEILESYEKEAENIERKYWDMGALTERERYDRLVELWQDATNTVGQAVENLYPDDNPIPMIVKSGAAGNMRQIWTLAGMKGMVVNSKGDYITRPIKTSFREGLSVLEYFNNSHGSRKGLADTALRTADSGYLTRRLVDVAQDVIVREDDCGTRQGVRVPVSEPVLDAAGEVTGHRRHSLVETSLSGRVLAGDLKDDAGEILLAAGTDLTEERIDTLVERGIAEVKVRSVLTCQTSTGVCAKCYGKSMASGHLVDIGEAVGIVAAQSIGEPGTQLTMRTFHQGGVGGDITGGLPRVQELFEARVPKNRAPIASVAGTISLEDEGNFWTLRITPDDGGDDVIYEKLSKRQGLAQVRRPMESNPQAMIERSLTEGDHVEVGDRLLRGAADPHDVLEVLGRRGVEKHLIDEVQAVYRTQGVAIHDKHIEIIIRQMLRRGTVIDSGSTAFLPGTLVDLSEAKQANASALADGGQPAELRSEIMGITKASLATESWLSAASFQETTRVLTDAAINKRSDALMGLKENVIIGKLIPAGTGISRYRNITVNTKDSSTFDYSLGGASAIYGDEAAEAEYTGKSVPLDEAYDFGY; this comes from the coding sequence GTGTTCGACGTAAACCTCTTCGACGAGCTTCGCATTGGCCTGGCTACCGCCGACGACATCCGCCGTTGGTCCAAGGGTGAGGTCAAGAAGCCGGAGACGATTAACTACCGCACCCTCAAGCCGGAGAAGGACGGCCTGTTCTGTGAGCGCATCTTCGGCCCCACCCGGGACTGGGAGTGCCAGTGCGGTAAGTACAAGCGCGTGCGATACAAGGGCATCATCTGTGAGCGCTGTGGCGTCGAGGTGACCAAGTCCAAGGTTCGCCGTGAGCGCATGGGCCACATCGAGCTCGCCGCCCCGGTGACCCACATCTGGTACTTCAAGGGTGTTCCGTCCCGCCTGGGTTACCTGCTGGACCTCGCTCCGAAGGACCTGGAGCGCATCATCTACTTCGCCGCCAACATCATCACCAGCGTCGATGACGAGGCCCGCCACGCGGACCTGTCCACGCTGGAAGCGGAGATGCTGCTGGAGAAGAAGGACGTCCAGGAAGACGCGGAATCGGAGATCGCCGAGCGTCAGGTGAACCTGGAGCAGGACCTCGCCGAGCTGGAGGCCGAGGGCGCCAAGGCGGACGTGCGCCGCAAGGTGCAGAACGCCGCGACGAAGGAAATGCAGCACATCCGCGAGCGGGCCGAGCGGGAGATCGACCGCCTGGAGGAGATCTGGCAGACCTTCGTCAAGCTGGCCCCGAAGCAGATGATTATCGACGAGACCATCTACGAGGAGCTCGTCGACCGCTACGAGGATTACTTCACCGGCGGCATGGGCGCGGAGGCTATCCAGACCCTCATCCGCAACTTCGACATCGACGCCGAGGTCGAGGAGCTCACCGAGATCATCAACTCGGGCAAGGGCCAGAAGAAGATCCGTGCGCTCAAGCGCCTCAAGGTCGTCGCCGCGTTCCAGCGTTCCGGCAACGACCCGGCGGCGATGGTGCTCGACGCCATCCCGGTGATCCCGCCGGAGCTGCGCCCGATGGTGCAGCTCGACGGTGGCCGTTTCGCCACCTCCGACCTCAACGACCTGTACCGTCGCGTCATCAACCGCAACAACCGCCTCAAGCGGATGATTGAGCTGGGCGCGCCGGAGATCATCGTCAACAACGAAAAGCGCATGCTGCAGGAGTCTGTGGACGCGCTCTTCGACAACGGCCGCCGCGGCCGCCCGGTCTCCGGTCCGGGCAACCGCCCGCTGAAGTCCCTGTCCGACCTGCTCAAGGGCAAGCAGGGCCGCTTCCGCCAGAACCTGCTGGGTAAGCGCGTGGACTACTCGGGTCGTTCCGTTATTATCGTCGGCCCGCAGCTCAAGCTGCACGAGTGCGGCCTGCCGAAGCTCATGGCCCTGGAGCTGTTCAAGCCCTTCGTCATGAAGCGCCTGGTGGAAAACGACTACGCGCAGAACATCAAGTCCGCCAAGCGCATGGTGGAGCGCCAGCGCCCCGAGGTGTGGGACGTCCTCGAAGAGGCCATCTCCGAGCACCCGGTGCTGCTCAACCGCGCCCCGACGCTGCACCGCCTGGGCATTCAGGCCTTCGAGCCGAAGCTGGTCGAGGGCAAGGCCATCCAGCTGCACCCGCTGGCTTGTGAGGCGTTCAACGCGGACTTCGACGGCGACCAGATGGCCGTCCACCTGCCGCTGTCCGCCGAGGCCCAGGCCGAGGCCCGCATCCTCATGCTGTCCTCGAACAACATCCTGTCCCCGGCCTCCGGCAAGCCGCTGGCTATGCCGCGCCTGGACATGGTCACTGGCCTGTACTTCCTCACCATGGACAAGGCCGAGGATGAGATCGGTGGCCAGGGCGGTTACCGTCCGGAGAAGTGGTCCGTCGCCGAGGGCGAGGAGCACGAGGCCGGCTCGCAGCAGGGTGTGTTCTCCTCCTACGCGGAGGCGATCATGGCCCGCGACCGCGGCGTGCTGGGCCTGCAGGCCCCGATCAAGGTGCGCATCTCTCACCTGCGCCCGCCGGCCGACATCGAGGCGGAGCAGTTCCCCGACGGCTGGCAGCGCGGCCAGGCCTGGACGGCGCGCACCACGCTGGGCCGGATCATGTTCAACGACCTGCTGCCGTGGAACTTCCCGTACCTGGAAGGCGTCATGGTCCGTAAGGGCGGCGGCTCCAAGAAGGTGCTGCTCGGTGACGTCATCTCTGAGCTGACGAACAAGTACCCGATGATCGCGGTGGCGCAGACGCTGGACAAGCTCAAGGACGCCGGTTTCTACTGGGCGACCCGCTCCGGCGTGACCATCACGATGGACGACGTGCTCATCCTTCCGAACAAGATCGAAATCCTCGAATCTTACGAGAAGGAAGCGGAGAACATCGAGCGCAAGTACTGGGACATGGGTGCCCTGACGGAGCGCGAGCGCTACGACCGACTGGTGGAGCTGTGGCAGGACGCCACCAACACCGTGGGTCAGGCGGTGGAGAACCTCTACCCGGATGACAACCCGATTCCGATGATCGTGAAGTCGGGCGCGGCCGGTAACATGCGCCAGATCTGGACCCTGGCCGGCATGAAGGGCATGGTCGTGAACTCCAAGGGTGACTACATCACCCGCCCGATCAAGACCTCCTTCCGCGAGGGCCTGTCGGTTCTGGAGTACTTCAACAACTCGCACGGCTCCCGTAAGGGCCTGGCCGATACCGCGCTGCGTACCGCCGACTCCGGCTACCTCACGCGTCGTCTCGTCGACGTCGCCCAGGACGTCATCGTCCGCGAGGATGACTGCGGCACCCGCCAGGGCGTGCGCGTCCCGGTCTCGGAGCCGGTCCTCGACGCCGCCGGTGAGGTCACCGGCCACCGTCGCCACTCGCTCGTCGAGACGTCCCTGTCGGGCCGCGTCCTCGCCGGCGACCTCAAGGACGACGCGGGGGAGATCCTCCTCGCCGCCGGCACCGACCTCACCGAGGAGCGCATCGACACCCTCGTCGAGCGCGGCATCGCCGAGGTCAAGGTCCGCTCCGTGCTGACCTGCCAGACGTCCACCGGCGTGTGCGCCAAGTGCTACGGCAAGTCCATGGCCTCCGGGCACCTGGTGGACATCGGCGAGGCGGTCGGCATCGTCGCCGCCCAGTCGATTGGCGAGCCCGGTACCCAGCTGACCATGCGTACCTTCCACCAGGGCGGTGTCGGCGGCGACATCACCGGCGGTCTGCCGCGTGTTCAGGAGCTGTTCGAGGCCCGCGTGCCGAAGAACCGCGCCCCGATCGCCTCCGTGGCGGGCACCATCTCGCTCGAGGACGAAGGCAACTTCTGGACCCTGCGCATCACCCCGGACGACGGCGGCGACGATGTTATCTACGAGAAGCTGTCGAAGCGCCAGGGCCTGGCCCAGGTCCGCCGCCCGATGGAGTCCAACCCGCAGGCGATGATCGAGCGTTCGCTCACCGAGGGTGACCACGTGGAGGTGGGCGACCGCCTGCTGCGTGGCGCCGCCGACCCGCACGACGTGCTGGAGGTCCTCGGCCGCCGTGGCGTGGAGAAGCACCTCATCGACGAGGTGCAGGCCGTGTACCGCACCCAGGGTGTGGCCATTCACGACAAGCACATCGAGATCATCATCCGGCAGATGCTGCGCCGCGGCACGGTCATCGACTCCGGTTCCACGGCCTTCCTGCCGGGTACCCTCGTTGACCTGTCCGAGGCGAAGCAGGCGAACGCGTCGGCGCTGGCCGACGGTGGGCAGCCGGCCGAGCTGCGCAGCGAGATCATGGGTATCACCAAGGCCTCGCTGGCGACCGAGTCGTGGCTGTCCGCGGCCTCCTTCCAGGAGACCACGCGCGTGCTCACCGATGCGGCGATCAACAAGCGCTCCGACGCCCTCATGGGCCTGAAGGAGAACGTCATCATCGGTAAGCTCATCCCGGCCGGTACGGGCATTTCCCGCTACCGCAACATCACCGTGAACACGAAGGACTCCTCGACCTTCGATTACTCGCTCGGTGGGGCGTCGGCCATCTATGGCGACGAGGCTGCCGAGGCGGAGTACACGGGCAAGTCGGTGCCGCTGGATGAGGCGTACGACTTCGGCTACTAA
- the rpsL gene encoding 30S ribosomal protein S12, which produces MPTIQQLVRKGRHDKKSAVSTAALKGSPQRRGVCTRVYTTTPKKPNSALRKVARVRLTSGIEVSAYIPGEGHNLQEHSMVLVRGGRVKDLPGVRYKIIRGALDAQGVKDRKQARSRYGAKKEK; this is translated from the coding sequence ATGCCTACTATTCAGCAGCTGGTCCGCAAGGGCCGTCACGATAAGAAGTCTGCGGTCTCCACCGCGGCTCTGAAGGGTTCGCCGCAGCGTCGTGGCGTGTGCACCCGCGTTTACACCACTACCCCGAAGAAGCCGAACTCGGCTCTTCGTAAGGTCGCCCGTGTTCGCCTGACCTCCGGCATCGAGGTTTCCGCCTACATCCCGGGTGAGGGCCACAACCTGCAGGAGCACTCCATGGTGCTCGTGCGCGGTGGTCGTGTGAAGGACCTTCCGGGTGTCCGCTACAAGATCATCCGCGGCGCGCTCGACGCCCAGGGTGTCAAGGACCGCAAGCAGGCCCGTTCCCGCTACGGCGCCAAGAAGGAGAAGTAA
- a CDS encoding serine hydrolase, with product MSGSYRSGAAVRRRSVRGWTACAGAAASLAILAAGCTIPSGGSARTSTITSTVTVEPAPELQTGDWARAVDAVEQDTGAVVAVAWSDGGVAGSLSDVTAWSTIKVPLSIAAARLHPGTQPSIDAAIMRSDNDAARQLWEHLGGGEQAAQAVEAVLREAGDPTEVQPFVTRPEFSAFGQTQWGFVEQAQFASHLPELEASDAVLAPMQAIDPSQAYGLGRLPGVAFKGGWGPDTQGRYVVRQFGVVDGRGVAIAAMAPDGTYESAQVILDRLASEVVAPQVGVW from the coding sequence GTGAGTGGCAGTTATCGAAGCGGCGCGGCGGTGCGCCGTCGAAGCGTGCGTGGGTGGACAGCGTGTGCGGGCGCGGCAGCGTCGCTCGCGATCCTGGCGGCGGGGTGCACGATCCCGTCGGGCGGGTCGGCAAGGACGTCGACGATTACGTCGACCGTCACCGTCGAACCGGCACCTGAGTTGCAGACTGGCGACTGGGCGCGCGCCGTTGACGCGGTGGAGCAGGACACCGGCGCGGTGGTTGCAGTGGCGTGGTCCGACGGGGGCGTCGCCGGGTCTTTGAGTGACGTCACCGCGTGGTCGACGATCAAGGTGCCGCTGTCCATCGCCGCGGCGCGGCTGCACCCGGGTACCCAGCCGAGCATCGACGCGGCCATCATGCGAAGCGATAACGACGCCGCCCGGCAGTTGTGGGAGCACCTCGGCGGCGGGGAGCAGGCGGCGCAGGCCGTCGAGGCTGTGCTGCGGGAGGCCGGCGATCCCACGGAGGTGCAGCCCTTCGTAACCCGGCCGGAGTTCAGCGCCTTCGGGCAAACCCAGTGGGGTTTCGTAGAGCAGGCGCAGTTCGCGTCGCACTTGCCGGAGTTGGAAGCGTCGGACGCGGTGCTGGCGCCGATGCAGGCCATCGACCCGTCGCAGGCCTACGGCCTAGGCCGGCTGCCGGGCGTTGCGTTCAAGGGCGGCTGGGGACCCGACACTCAGGGGCGCTATGTGGTGCGGCAATTCGGGGTGGTCGATGGCAGGGGAGTGGCGATCGCGGCGATGGCTCCGGACGGCACCTACGAGTCGGCGCAGGTGATCCTGGATCGGCTCGCGTCGGAGGTGGTTGCGCCGCAGGTGGGCGTTTGGTAA
- a CDS encoding flagellar basal body-associated FliL family protein, with the protein MSEQLPPEQHPPTGQWAPVNQSPYFAQPGPAPSGGRSGGMTAVIVLLAVLIALIVAGGGIAAGFLLGRQPNEQGEPVELTTVMETVTAAKQPADGAGRGQAKPAQPSKSSFSFSGLDVAGPTSWQFAYQVKADVESYYRRNGIFPSSVTSYSTVTGKNYTMTCEDIGAGLHCYGGRDAHVYLYD; encoded by the coding sequence ATGAGCGAGCAATTGCCTCCCGAGCAGCATCCGCCGACAGGCCAGTGGGCGCCCGTCAACCAGTCCCCCTACTTCGCTCAGCCGGGCCCGGCGCCGTCCGGTGGTCGCTCCGGGGGAATGACGGCGGTCATCGTCCTGCTCGCGGTCCTCATCGCGCTGATCGTGGCAGGCGGTGGCATTGCCGCGGGGTTCCTGCTGGGCCGGCAGCCTAACGAGCAGGGGGAGCCGGTCGAGCTCACGACGGTCATGGAGACCGTCACGGCCGCCAAGCAACCTGCGGACGGAGCGGGCAGGGGACAGGCAAAGCCCGCCCAGCCGAGCAAGTCCTCGTTCAGCTTCTCCGGCCTGGATGTGGCCGGGCCCACCAGTTGGCAGTTCGCCTACCAGGTGAAAGCTGACGTCGAGAGCTACTACCGCAGGAACGGGATCTTTCCTTCCTCGGTGACGTCATACAGCACAGTCACGGGCAAAAACTACACCATGACCTGCGAAGACATTGGTGCTGGCCTGCATTGCTACGGCGGCCGGGACGCGCACGTCTATCTGTACGACTAG
- the rpoB gene encoding DNA-directed RNA polymerase subunit beta, protein MLEGPILAVSRQTNSVAEFPGAPTRYSFAKISEPVSVPGLLDLQLDSFAWLVGAPEWRAKQQQERGPEAVITSGLEDILKELSPIQDYSGNMSLSLSEPRFEPVKHSVDECKEKDMNYSAQLYVTAEFINSDTQEIKSQTVFIGDFPLMTDKGTFIVNGTERVVVSQLVRSPGVYFDQSIDKSTERPLHAVKVIPSRGAWLEFDVDKRDTVGVRIDRKRRQPVTVLLKALGWTEEHIRERFGFSELMMSTLEADGVANTDEALLEIYRKQRPGEQPTRDLAQSLIENSFFRAKRYDLARVGRYKVNRKLGLGGDHEGETTLTEEDIATTIEYLVRLHAGEREMMSPAGETIPLSTDDIDHFGNRRLRTVGELIQNQVRVGLSRMERVVRERMTTQDAESITPTSLINVRPVSAAIREFFGTSQLSQFMDQNNSLSGLTHKRRLSALGPGGLSRERAGIEVRDVHPSHYGRMCPIETPEGPNIGLIGSLASYARVNSFGFIETPYRKVVDGVITDTVEYLTADEEDRYAIAQASVAKDADGRIVEERVEVRLKDGDIAVTDAAGVDYVDVSPRQMVSVGTAMIPFLEHDDANRALMGANMQKQAVPLVRAESAYVGTGMEQRAAYDAGDVVITPKAGVVETVSADVITIMDDNGQRDSYLLRKFQRTNQGTCYNQKPLVTLGQRVEAGQVIADGPGTKNGEMALGRNLLVAFMPWEGHNYEDAIILNQRVVEEDILTSIHIEEHEIDARDTKLGPERITREGIPNTSDDVLKDLDDRGIVRIGADVRDGDILVGKVTPKGETELTPEERLLRAIFGEKDGEVRDTSLRVPHGETGKVIGVQYFSREDDDDLSPGVNEMVRVYVAQKRKIQDGDKMAGRHGNKGVVGKILPPEDMPFMADGTPVDIILNTHGVPRRMNIGQVLEVHLGWLAHAGWTVDPEDPKNAELIKVLPESLYDVPPESLTATPVFDGATNGELSGLLANSKPNRDGDVMVDANGKTQLFDGRSGEPFAYPISVGYMYMLKLHHLVDEKIHARSTGPYSMITQQPLGGKAQFGGQRFGEMEVWAMQAYGAAYTLQELLTIKSDDVVGRVKVYEAIVKGENIPDPGIPESFKVLLKELQSLCLNVEVLASDGTPMELSGSDEDDEAASTLGINLSRDERADADSDIA, encoded by the coding sequence GTGCTGGAAGGACCCATCTTGGCAGTCTCCCGCCAGACCAATTCTGTGGCCGAATTTCCCGGAGCTCCGACTCGCTATTCTTTCGCGAAGATTTCGGAGCCCGTTTCCGTACCGGGTCTTCTAGATCTACAGCTCGATTCCTTTGCGTGGCTCGTCGGCGCGCCCGAGTGGCGCGCGAAGCAGCAGCAGGAGCGCGGCCCCGAAGCCGTGATTACCAGCGGCCTTGAGGACATCCTCAAGGAATTGAGCCCGATCCAGGATTATTCCGGGAACATGTCCCTCTCCCTGTCCGAGCCGCGCTTCGAGCCGGTCAAGCACTCCGTGGACGAGTGCAAGGAAAAGGACATGAACTACTCCGCGCAGCTGTATGTGACCGCGGAGTTCATTAACAGCGATACGCAAGAGATCAAGTCCCAGACGGTGTTCATCGGCGACTTCCCGCTGATGACCGACAAGGGCACCTTTATCGTCAACGGCACCGAGCGTGTCGTCGTCTCTCAGCTTGTCCGCTCCCCGGGCGTGTACTTCGATCAGTCGATCGATAAGTCCACCGAGCGTCCTCTGCACGCCGTCAAGGTTATCCCGTCGCGCGGTGCGTGGCTGGAGTTCGACGTTGACAAGCGCGATACCGTCGGCGTGCGCATTGACCGTAAGCGCCGCCAGCCGGTGACGGTGCTGCTCAAGGCCCTCGGCTGGACCGAGGAGCACATCCGGGAGCGCTTCGGCTTCTCCGAGCTCATGATGTCCACCTTGGAGGCGGACGGCGTCGCCAACACGGACGAAGCGCTGCTGGAGATCTACCGCAAGCAGCGCCCGGGCGAGCAGCCGACGCGTGACCTCGCGCAGTCGCTCATCGAGAACTCCTTCTTCCGCGCCAAGCGGTATGACCTGGCCCGCGTCGGCCGCTACAAGGTCAACCGGAAGCTGGGCCTCGGCGGCGACCACGAGGGCGAAACCACCCTCACCGAAGAGGACATTGCCACCACCATCGAGTACCTGGTCCGCCTGCACGCGGGCGAGCGTGAGATGATGTCCCCGGCCGGCGAGACCATCCCGCTGAGCACGGATGACATCGACCACTTCGGTAACCGTCGTCTGCGTACCGTCGGCGAGCTCATCCAGAACCAGGTTCGCGTGGGCCTGTCTCGCATGGAGCGCGTCGTGCGTGAGCGCATGACCACCCAGGATGCGGAGTCGATCACCCCGACGTCGCTCATCAACGTCCGGCCCGTCTCGGCCGCGATCCGCGAGTTCTTCGGCACGTCGCAGCTCTCGCAGTTCATGGACCAGAACAACTCCCTGTCGGGGCTGACCCACAAGCGTCGTCTCTCCGCGCTGGGCCCGGGCGGTCTGTCGCGTGAGCGCGCCGGCATCGAGGTGCGCGACGTTCACCCGTCCCACTACGGCCGCATGTGTCCGATTGAGACCCCGGAAGGCCCGAACATTGGCCTGATCGGTTCGCTGGCGTCCTACGCCCGCGTCAACTCCTTCGGCTTCATCGAGACCCCGTACCGCAAGGTCGTCGACGGTGTCATCACCGATACCGTCGAGTACCTCACCGCCGATGAGGAAGATCGTTACGCGATCGCCCAGGCCTCCGTGGCCAAGGATGCCGACGGGCGCATCGTCGAAGAGCGCGTCGAGGTCCGGCTGAAGGACGGCGACATCGCCGTCACCGACGCCGCCGGCGTGGACTACGTGGACGTCTCCCCGCGGCAGATGGTGTCCGTCGGCACCGCCATGATTCCGTTCCTGGAGCACGACGACGCCAACCGTGCCCTCATGGGTGCGAACATGCAGAAGCAGGCGGTCCCCCTGGTCCGTGCCGAGTCGGCCTACGTCGGCACCGGCATGGAGCAGCGCGCCGCCTACGACGCCGGCGACGTGGTCATCACGCCGAAGGCCGGCGTGGTGGAGACCGTCTCCGCGGACGTCATCACCATCATGGACGACAACGGCCAGCGGGACTCCTACCTGCTGCGCAAGTTCCAGCGCACCAACCAGGGCACCTGCTACAACCAGAAGCCGCTGGTCACCCTGGGCCAGCGGGTCGAGGCCGGCCAGGTTATCGCCGATGGCCCCGGCACGAAGAACGGCGAGATGGCGCTCGGCCGCAACCTGCTCGTCGCGTTCATGCCGTGGGAGGGCCACAACTACGAGGACGCCATCATCCTCAACCAGCGCGTGGTGGAGGAGGACATCCTCACCTCGATTCACATCGAGGAGCACGAGATCGACGCCCGCGACACCAAGCTGGGTCCGGAGCGCATCACCCGTGAAGGCATTCCCAACACCTCCGACGACGTGCTCAAGGACCTCGACGACCGCGGCATCGTCCGCATCGGCGCCGACGTCCGCGACGGCGACATCCTCGTCGGCAAGGTCACCCCGAAGGGCGAGACCGAGCTGACCCCGGAGGAGCGCCTCCTGCGCGCCATCTTCGGCGAGAAGGACGGCGAGGTGCGCGACACCTCCCTGCGCGTGCCGCACGGTGAGACCGGCAAGGTCATCGGCGTGCAGTACTTCTCCCGCGAGGACGACGACGACCTGTCCCCGGGCGTCAACGAGATGGTCCGCGTCTACGTGGCCCAGAAGCGCAAGATCCAGGACGGCGACAAGATGGCCGGCCGCCACGGCAACAAGGGTGTTGTGGGCAAGATCCTCCCGCCAGAGGACATGCCGTTCATGGCCGACGGCACCCCCGTCGACATCATCCTCAACACCCACGGTGTGCCGCGTCGTATGAACATCGGCCAGGTGCTCGAAGTGCACCTCGGCTGGCTCGCCCACGCCGGCTGGACCGTCGACCCGGAGGACCCGAAGAACGCCGAGCTCATCAAGGTGCTCCCGGAGTCCCTCTACGACGTCCCGCCGGAGTCGCTGACCGCCACCCCGGTGTTCGACGGCGCCACCAACGGCGAGCTGTCCGGCCTGCTGGCGAACTCCAAGCCGAACCGCGACGGCGACGTCATGGTGGACGCCAACGGCAAGACCCAGCTGTTCGACGGCCGCTCCGGCGAGCCCTTCGCGTACCCGATCTCGGTCGGTTACATGTACATGCTCAAGCTGCACCACCTGGTGGACGAGAAGATTCACGCTCGCTCCACCGGCCCGTACTCCATGATTACCCAGCAGCCGCTGGGTGGTAAGGCGCAGTTCGGTGGCCAGCGCTTCGGCGAGATGGAGGTGTGGGCCATGCAGGCGTACGGCGCGGCCTACACCCTGCAGGAGCTGCTCACCATCAAGTCTGATGACGTGGTGGGCCGTGTCAAGGTCTACGAAGCCATCGTCAAGGGCGAGAACATCCCGGATCCGGGTATCCCGGAGTCCTTCAAGGTGCTGCTCAAGGAGCTGCAGTCGCTGTGCCTCAACGTGGAGGTTCTGGCCTCTGACGGCACCCCGATGGAGCTGTCCGGGTCCGATGAGGATGACGAGGCCGCGTCGACGCTGGGCATTAACCTGTCCCGCGACGAGCGCGCCGATGCCGACTCCGACATCGCCTAA
- a CDS encoding MFS transporter, whose product MNDRHLLGIVLSLSTFWLCAQTLLNIGQSVAGELSINPGVMNIIISLASLVCGMFIVVWGALADRYGRVKIIMLGNVMAIIGSLLVGLAFGPPIMATAMLIGGRVLQGMSTAAVMPAALGLINTYWEGPARARALSVFSMGTFGGMALTSSFGGVLAGSPLGWRSIFILAVAFAVIAMLLLRAVPESAPQAGTTAALDLVGTALLAVAMVSFQLVLTQGSAWGWTSVTTLAMATVFIASTVAFVFQERRADNPLIDFAVFKKLQFTGAVLANFLVTSSAGMITVSLWVLQGAGNMSVTTSGYLTLGYAAVLLSMIRAGEKMLNKYGPRLPMLVGTTLVALSVIMLMATNTMQLTYVVITFVAFCIYGLGLALFATPATASALGALGPNEVGVGSGMFKMASSIGSAIGIAVATTVFMAVQTSGSTVIGAVIAYTGRQSNLAVRQAGTMSLGALAVFALVAVVCVMFTIRSQKSPNVK is encoded by the coding sequence GTGAACGACCGTCACCTGCTCGGAATCGTCCTATCGCTATCCACGTTCTGGCTCTGCGCGCAGACCCTGCTCAACATCGGACAATCAGTGGCCGGCGAGTTGTCCATCAACCCCGGCGTCATGAACATCATCATTTCGCTGGCGTCGCTGGTCTGCGGCATGTTCATCGTCGTGTGGGGCGCGCTGGCCGATCGTTACGGCCGCGTCAAAATCATCATGCTCGGCAACGTCATGGCGATCATCGGCTCCCTGCTCGTAGGCCTTGCCTTCGGGCCGCCGATCATGGCCACCGCCATGCTCATCGGCGGGCGAGTACTCCAGGGCATGTCCACCGCCGCGGTGATGCCGGCGGCCCTCGGCCTTATCAACACCTACTGGGAAGGCCCGGCCAGGGCTAGGGCGCTATCGGTGTTCTCCATGGGTACCTTCGGCGGCATGGCGCTGACCTCCTCGTTCGGCGGCGTGCTCGCCGGCTCGCCGCTGGGGTGGCGGTCCATCTTCATCCTCGCCGTGGCCTTCGCCGTCATTGCGATGCTGCTGCTGCGCGCCGTCCCGGAGTCGGCCCCGCAGGCGGGAACCACGGCGGCGCTGGACCTCGTCGGCACCGCTCTGCTGGCCGTCGCAATGGTGAGCTTCCAGCTGGTACTCACCCAGGGCAGCGCCTGGGGCTGGACGAGCGTTACCACCCTGGCGATGGCGACGGTATTCATCGCGTCGACGGTGGCCTTCGTGTTCCAGGAACGCCGGGCGGACAACCCGCTCATCGACTTCGCCGTGTTCAAGAAGCTCCAATTCACCGGCGCGGTCCTCGCTAACTTCCTGGTGACCTCCTCGGCCGGCATGATTACGGTGTCCCTGTGGGTCCTGCAAGGCGCCGGCAACATGTCCGTGACCACGTCCGGCTACCTCACGTTGGGGTATGCGGCGGTGCTGTTGTCCATGATCCGCGCGGGTGAGAAGATGCTCAACAAGTACGGTCCGCGCCTGCCGATGCTCGTGGGTACGACGTTGGTGGCGCTGTCGGTCATCATGCTCATGGCGACGAACACCATGCAGCTGACGTACGTGGTCATCACTTTCGTGGCATTCTGCATCTATGGTCTCGGGCTGGCGCTCTTTGCCACTCCGGCGACGGCATCCGCCCTCGGCGCCCTCGGGCCCAACGAGGTGGGCGTCGGTTCGGGCATGTTCAAGATGGCGTCGTCGATCGGTTCTGCCATCGGCATCGCGGTGGCGACGACGGTGTTCATGGCGGTGCAGACGTCCGGCTCGACGGTGATTGGTGCGGTCATCGCGTACACCGGCCGGCAGTCGAATCTGGCGGTGCGCCAGGCGGGCACGATGAGCCTCGGCGCGCTCGCAGTGTTTGCCCTGGTAGCTGTCGTGTGCGTCATGTTTACAATCAGGAGCCAAAAATCGCCAAATGTTAAATAA